A single window of Neisseria sp. KEM232 DNA harbors:
- the ribA gene encoding GTP cyclohydrolase II has translation MAKLAFVASCRLPTEWGVFVMHGFEDENGQEHVALTMGDVSDGLPVLARVHSECLTGDALFSRKCDCGPQLQAAMQAVQREGRGCIAYLRQEGRGIGLINKIRAYRLQDEGMDTVEANLALGLPVDARDFRLAQQIFAHLGIKGVRLLTNNPDKVRTLREAGINVAERVPLHVGENTENERYLQTKAEKLGHLF, from the coding sequence ATGGCTAAGCTGGCATTTGTCGCCTCCTGCCGCCTGCCGACCGAGTGGGGCGTGTTCGTCATGCACGGTTTTGAAGACGAAAACGGTCAGGAACACGTGGCACTGACGATGGGCGACGTTTCAGACGGCCTGCCCGTTCTGGCGCGCGTGCACTCCGAATGCCTGACCGGCGACGCGCTGTTTTCGCGCAAATGCGACTGCGGGCCGCAGTTGCAGGCGGCCATGCAGGCCGTGCAGCGCGAAGGGCGCGGCTGCATCGCCTATCTGCGGCAGGAAGGGCGCGGCATCGGCCTGATTAACAAAATCCGTGCCTACCGTTTGCAGGATGAGGGCATGGACACGGTGGAGGCCAACCTTGCCCTCGGCCTGCCCGTCGACGCCCGCGATTTCCGCCTCGCCCAACAGATTTTCGCCCATCTGGGCATCAAGGGCGTGCGCCTCTTAACCAATAATCCCGACAAGGTTCGGACGCTGCGCGAAGCGGGCATCAACGTTGCCGAACGCGTGCCGCTGCATGTGGGCGAAAATACGGAAAACGAGCGTTATCTGCAAACCAAGGCCGAGAAGCTGGGGCATTTGTTTTAA
- a CDS encoding type II toxin-antitoxin system prevent-host-death family antitoxin, translating into MKIYSSREFNQRTNQAQKAAHAAPVLITNRGRPDLVLLSHAEYLRLTGRAQSMLDVLAALPDTADIELEIPPRSTAQRRPVELD; encoded by the coding sequence ATGAAGATTTACAGCAGTAGGGAATTTAACCAGCGCACCAACCAAGCGCAAAAAGCCGCCCATGCCGCCCCCGTGCTGATAACCAACAGGGGCAGGCCTGATTTGGTTTTGTTGAGCCATGCGGAATATCTGCGACTGACGGGGCGAGCGCAAAGCATGCTGGACGTCCTTGCCGCCCTGCCCGATACCGCAGATATAGAGCTGGAAATTCCACCGCGCAGCACCGCGCAGCGCCGCCCTGTGGAGCTGGATTAA
- a CDS encoding GAF domain-containing protein has translation MSDTLVRDYLQTQGLRLSADEVRMAHLAAQAVVGMGQAEIDRSVLWGGVVPSDYLPQDETTENLLKQVFMALDSAWDRSGARSAAVYLRLREAGVLLGLARRGEAAEGLLPLDEETGWRHLASRSAQSGWLNLADDVARWLEFDELRGAAHADSGSQMALPVTLENGTVLGVVYVEAAEKNAFDAAAQTVWVGLTLALAEPLRQLAGEDEAQEDGHG, from the coding sequence ATGTCGGACACATTGGTTCGGGATTACCTGCAAACGCAGGGTTTGCGGCTTTCTGCCGACGAGGTGCGCATGGCGCATCTGGCGGCGCAGGCGGTGGTAGGAATGGGGCAGGCGGAGATCGACCGCTCCGTGCTGTGGGGCGGCGTGGTGCCGTCGGACTATCTGCCGCAGGATGAAACCACGGAAAATTTGTTGAAACAGGTATTTATGGCGCTCGATTCCGCTTGGGATCGTTCGGGCGCGCGTTCGGCGGCGGTGTATCTGCGGCTGCGGGAAGCGGGCGTGCTGCTGGGTTTGGCGCGGCGCGGCGAAGCGGCGGAAGGGCTGCTGCCGCTGGACGAAGAAACCGGCTGGCGGCATCTGGCGAGCCGTTCGGCGCAGAGCGGCTGGCTGAATCTGGCCGACGATGTGGCGCGCTGGTTGGAATTTGACGAGCTGCGCGGCGCGGCGCATGCGGATTCGGGCAGCCAGATGGCCTTGCCGGTCACGCTGGAAAACGGCACGGTTTTGGGCGTGGTTTATGTCGAAGCGGCGGAGAAAAACGCTTTCGACGCGGCGGCGCAAACGGTATGGGTCGGCCTGACGCTGGCACTGGCCGAGCCTTTGCGGCAGCTCGCAGGCGAAGACGAAGCGCAGGAGGACGGCCATGGCTAA
- a CDS encoding type II toxin-antitoxin system VapC family toxin, translating to MYLLDTNIISEMRKIPRGTANAGLAAWLAGQRQDNLYTSAVVLMELERGVLGMERKDKAQGARLRAWFDGIKEIFGGRILPADADTAAVCATLHIPDKAPENDAWIAATAKQHRLILVTRNIADFERTGVRLINPLG from the coding sequence ATGTATTTGCTGGACACCAACATCATTAGCGAAATGCGGAAAATCCCGCGCGGCACGGCAAACGCGGGCTTAGCTGCATGGCTGGCAGGGCAGAGGCAAGACAACCTGTACACTAGCGCCGTTGTTTTGATGGAGCTGGAGCGGGGCGTTTTGGGCATGGAGCGCAAAGACAAGGCGCAGGGCGCAAGGCTGCGGGCATGGTTTGATGGGATAAAGGAGATTTTCGGGGGGCGCATCCTGCCCGCAGACGCCGATACCGCTGCCGTTTGCGCCACCCTGCACATCCCCGACAAGGCGCCGGAGAACGACGCATGGATAGCGGCAACAGCCAAGCAGCACCGTTTGATACTGGTTACCCGCAACATTGCGGATTTTGAACGCACGGGCGTGCGGCTGATCAACCCTTTGGGGTAA